From Scleropages formosus chromosome 1, fSclFor1.1, whole genome shotgun sequence, a single genomic window includes:
- the LOC108930203 gene encoding CREB-binding protein-like isoform X5 gives MAENVLEVGPSNPKRPKLSPPAADGPDLGSLFDLENDLPDELIPNGGDVGLMTTSSSNGGAGAGSTAGGGASVGSGAMVPDAAAKHKQLSELLRPGSGSNLSVNPQLGSLSKGLPTPAGSTSLPPQAQKQGAVGAGPGAAALGLGAAFGQPHGLLGQNAQPQPGQVVNGTLGAVGRGRAAPGMQYQGQAMQGAAGGGGAAGGGATGTTGAGSVLAETLAQGATQMGAHPTMNAPPAGNMSKMGLSGNGGAFGQPYGQAQGPGQQLGGTGVNAQLQNKAPLPNSLPPFPADLKGAAIPGSPNLSQMQQPQQQQPTPQQQVPPVGMGPGQAVPAGPTADPEKRKLIQQQLVLLLHAHKCQRREQANGEVRPCALPHCRTMKNVLNHMTHCQAGKSCQVAHCASSRQIISHWKNCTRHDCPVCLPLKNASDKRSQQPLLSSPSASLQSTMGTVGAGQQNAPTINSTAPIDPSSMQRAYAALGLPYGNQASTQTQQQQQVHGQQTAPTQQLRPISALGANQMNVAPGGLAVPTSEQTGLHSDTSLQSSLANASQMLSDGPALTTAAPLSTTGVHKAWHEHVTQDLRNHLVHKLVQAIFPTPDPAALKDRRMENLVAYARKVEGDMYESANSRDEYYHFLAEKIYKIQKELEEKRRSRLQKQIGGQAPMGGPGGQQPGLGQQPGLGQQPGLGQPNALGSAPAGRQPNGPVLMSSVPNQMMTHMPVSQGMTQYSPMAVQNVPMSQAAMGTRSASPMSHPVQMNMSSVPAMGMSPSRMPQTQGMMGAHGNNMVGQTAGQAQFMSQSQFPPPGGAMSAGLGQPGAQTGVAQQQQQQPQPSANLPMNTLGPLAPQLPCTPPNQPPLHATPPPAGTPNLQQLQHPAGPQTQPSSRSSTPGPVPPQGTPPAPTQPHTPEPSQPEPIAQMQQPSSAQPPQPPTTPLSQTAASVDNRVPTPASVVASYQHGHPDRPAHEPKLELRDDEQDYELGKLKTEPKMETEEDSGSLSVKKEEPESSELKQEPMEVEEKKLEMKAEPREEEGGANGVSTTTSPSQSRRKIFKPEELRQALMPTLESLYRQDPESLPFRQPVDPLRLGIPDYFDIVKNPIDLSTIKRKLDTGQYQEPWQYVDDVWLMFNNAWLYNRKTSRVYKYCSKLAEVFELEIDPVMQSLGYCCGRKYEFSPQTLCCYGKQLCTIPRDGTYYSYQNRYHFCEKCFNEIQGDSVTLGDDPAQPQTMISKDQFERKKNDMLDPEPFVECKDCGRKMHQICVLHYEVIWPAGFVCDDCLKKTSRTRKENKFSAKRLQTTKLGTYIEDRVNKYLKRQNHPEAGEVFVRVVASSDKTVEVKSGMKSRFVDTGEMAESFPYRTKALFAFEEIDGVDVCFFGMHVQEYGSECPHPNTRRVYISYLDSIHFFRPRILRTAVYHEILIGYLEYVKKLGYVTGHIWACPPSEGDDYIFHCHPVDQKIPKPKRLQEWYRKMLDKAFAERIIHDYKDIFKQATEDRLTSAKELPYFEGDFWPNVLEESIKELEQEEEERKKEENTAACETPEGTPGDSKNAKKKNNKKTNKNKSSVSRANKKKPGMPNVANDLSQKLYATMEKHKEVFFVIHLHAGPMVNTLPPIMDPDPLLTCDLMDGRDAFLTLARDKHWEFSSLRRCKWSTMCMLVELHHQGQDRFVYTCNECKHHVETRWHCTVCEDFDLCINCYNTKGHEHHMVKWGLGLDDDSSSQSSEASKSPQESRRLSIQRCIQSLVHACQCRNANCSLPSCQKMKRVVQHTKGCKRKTNGGCPVCKQLIALCCYHAKHCQENKCPVPFCLNIKQKLRQQQLQHRLQQAQMMRRRMATMQGRGVPPSLPSPPTSAAAPGTPTSHQQPNTPQTPQPLASSQSPTPNAGVLSPSYPATPRTGQPPAPASQGKPQGPHASPLHQQQQSPLPQPTQPSPLQQQLPPPPPQQQQPPLAAVKMARHIERVAQAQQHQQHPGYRINMNGLHQQRMPGPVPGNMPIAGPRAQQVMQGVPPGQWSGGPQGPIQTQVPPQQQQQQQQQAPPQQPQGPQPAMPMQRPLMPQQQPRLPGAVQPPQGPPQQSPQRAATITAGALQDLLRTLKSPSSPQQQQQVLRILKSNPQLMAAFIKQRTAKYQASQPVPQQQQGAPQVPPQGMQGVMPPMQGGPVQRPGIPPQAPQQGAPQPMGVLASQAPKGPLMNPGHPNPQLQEMYRRQLLRQQQQQLQQGAMAQAQAHGQFPQNQASATSYSQLRMQQQQQQQLAMQGGGAPLGQIPPMGQMGQAGLGLDGTQNLLHQQRMLQQQQQQQLPQQQAVLKPPMGSPAPPSAMSPQPHMLPGQPMAPSLPGQVRSPAPVPSQQPPPHSSPSPRIQSQPSPQHVATHTGSPHPGLAPPMPGPMEQGHLGTPEQSAMLSQLNTPSRGGLPGDLAMGGDPSGDTLEKFVERL, from the exons ATGGCGGAGAACGTGCTGGAGGTGGGGCCCTCGAACCCGAAGCGGCCGAAGCTGAGCCCCCCCGCCGCGGACGGTCCag ACCTGGGATCGCTCTTCGACCTGGAGAACGACCTGCCGGACGAGCTGATCCCCAACGGCGGTGACGTGGGCCTCATGACCACGTCTTCTTCCAACGGCGGGGCCGGCGCCGGGTCCACGGCTGGGGGCGGGGCCTCCGTGGGCTCCGGCGCTATGGTGCCCGATGCCGCTGCCAAGCACAAGCAGCTGTCAGAGCTACTGAGGCCAGGCAGCGGGTCCAACCTGTCCGTCAACCCCCAGCTGGGCTCCCTGTCTAAGGGGCTCCCGACTCCCGCCGGCTCAACCTCCTTGCCCCCGCAGGCTCAGAAGCAGGGTGCCGTGGGGGCGGGGCCGGGCGCGGCGGCCCTCGGCCTCGGCGCGGCCTTCGGGCAGCCCCACGGACTCCTGGGCCAGAACGCCCAGCCGCAGCCCGGCCAGGTGGTGAACGGGACGCTGGGAGCGGTGGGGCGTGGCCGCGCAGCCCCTGGGATGCAGTACCAGGGGCAGGCCATGCAGGGggcggcaggaggaggaggagcagctggagggggTGCTACGGGCACCACAGGAGCAGGCAGTGTACTGGCAGAGACCCTGGCCCAGGGAGCCACGCAGATGGGGGCGCACCCCACCATGAACGCCCCGCCGGCCGGGAACATGAGCAAG ATGGGACTGTCGGGGAACGGCGGCGCGTTCGGCCAACCTTACGGACAGGCCCAAGGCCCGGGGCAGCAGCTAGGGGGCACCGGTGTGAACGCCCAGCTCCAGAACAAGGCGCCGCTGCCCAACAGCCTGCCCCCCTTCCCCGCCGACCTGAAAGGTGCCGCCATCCCCGGCTCGCCGAACCTG TCCCAGAtgcagcagccgcagcagcagcaaccgACACCTCAGCAGCAGGTGCCCCCCGTTGGCATGGGCCCCGGCCAGGCTGTGCCGGCGGGCCCCACGGCCGACCCGGAGAAGCGCAAGCTGatccagcagcagctggtccTGCTGCTGCACGCCCACAAGTGCCAGCGGCGCGAGCAGGCCAACGGCGAGGTGCGACCCTGCGCGCTTCCCCACTGCCGCACCATGAAGAACGTCCTCAACCACATGACCCACTGCCAGGCCGGCAAGTCCTGCCAGG TGGCCCACTGCGCGTCCTCCCGCCAGATCATCTCGCACTGGAAGAACTGCACTCGGCACGACTGCCCCGTATGCCTGCCCCTCAAGAACGCCAGTGACAAAAGGAGCCAGCAGC CCCTGCTGAGCTCCCCCAGCGCCAGCCTGCAGAGCACCATGGGCACGGTAGGCGCCGGCCAGCAGAACGCACCAACCATCAACAGCACCGCGCCCATCGACCCCAGTTCCATGCAGAGGGCGTACGCGGCGCTGGGCCTCCCCTACGGCAACCAGGCATCCACGCAGacgcaacagcagcagcaggtccacGGGCAGCAGACGGCGCCAACGCAGCAGCTGCGACCCATCAGCGCACTCG GCGCTAACCAGATGAACGTGGCCCCCGGGGGACTCGCCGTACCCACGTCGGAACAGACGGGCCTGCACTCGGACACATCCCTGCAGTCCTCGCTCGCTAACGCCAG CCAGATGCTGTCTGACGGACCTGCTCTGACCACAGCTGCGCCGCTGTCCACGACGGGTGTGCACAAGGCCTGGCACGAACACGTCACCCAGGACCTGCGTAACCACCTGGTGCACAAGCT GGTCCAAGCCATATTCCCCACCCCGGACCCGGCGGCACTTAAGGATCGGCGCATGGAGAACCTGGTGGCGTACGCCCGCAAGGTGGAAGGGGACATGTACGAATCGGCCAACAGCAGG GACGAGTACTACCACTTCCTGGCCGAGAAGATCTATAAGAtccagaaggagctggaggagaagcggCGCTCGCGACTCCAGAAGCAGATCGGCGGCCAGGCGCCTATGGGGGGTCCCGGTGGGCAGCAGCCAGGTCTCGGGCAGCAGCCAGGTCTCGGGCAGCAGCCAGGTCTCGGACAGCCCAACGCCCTGGGGTCGGCGCCGGCCGGCCGGCAGCCCA aTGGACCTGTGCTCATGTCCAGTGTGCCAAACCAGATGATGACCCACATGCCGGTCTCCCAAG GAATGACTCAGTACAGCCCCATGGCCGTGCAGAACGTGCCCATGTCCCAGGCAGCCATGGGGACACGTTCCGCTTCTCCCATGAGTCACCCGGTGCAGATGAACATGAGCTCCGTCCCAGCG ATGGGCATGTCCCCTTCCAGGATGCCCCAAACACAAGGCATGATGGGGGCGCATGGCAACAACATGGTGGGGCAGACGGCCGGTCAGGCGCAATTCATGTCGCAGTCCCAGTTCCCACCACCCGGCGGCGCAATGAGTGCAGGCCTGGGCCAGCCTGGTGCCCAGACTGGGGTTGCACAG caacagcagcagcagccacaaCCAAGCGCCAACCTCCCCATGAACACCCTTGGCCCGCTTGCCCCCCAACTACCCTGTACCCCACCTAATCAGCCGCCACTGCACGCCACACCACCCCCCGCTGGCACCCCCAACCTGCAGCAGCTACAGCACCCTGCCGGTCCGCAGACCCAGCCTTCGAGCCGGTCCTCTACGCCCGGCCCCGTCCCTCCGCAGGGCACCCCACCGGCTCCTACCCAGCCGCACACACCCGAGCCGTCACAACCGGAACCCATAGCGCAAATGCAGCAGCCCTCGTCCGCGCAGCCGCCGCAGCCCCCCACCACTCCG CTTTCCCAGACGGCTGCCAGCGTCGACAACCGCGTGCCCACTCCTGCCTCCGTGGTGGCCTCATATCAGCATGGCCATCCTGATCGACCTGCCCATGAGCCCAAACTTGAGCTACGCGATGATGAGCAAGACTATGAGTTGGGAAAACTGAAAACGGAGCCCAAAATGGAG ACGGAGGAAGACTCCGGCTCGCTCTCCGTGAAGAAGGAAGAGCCGGAGAGTTCGGAGCTGAAGCAGGAGCCCATGGAGGTGGAAGAGAAAAAGCTGGAGATGAAGGCGGAgcccagagaggaggagggcGGAGCCAATGGGGTGTCGACGACCACGTCCCCCTCGCAGTCCCGCAGGAAAA TCTTCAAACCGGAGGAGCTGCGACAGGCTCTCATGCCCACACTCGAGTCCCTCTATCGGCAGGATCCCGAGTCGCTGCCCTTCCGCCAGCCCGTTGACCCCTTGCGGCTGGGCATACCG GACTACTTTGACATCGTGAAGAATCCTATAGACTTGTCCACCATCAAGCGCAAGTTGGACACGGGCCAGTACCAGGAGCCCTGGCAGTACGTGGACGACGTGTGGCTCATGTTCAACAACGCCTGGCTCTACAACCGCAAAACCTCCCGTGTCTACAAGTACTGCTCCAAGCTGGCGGAGGTGTTTGAGCTGGAGATCGACCCAGTCATGCAGAGCCTGGGCTACTGCTGtggcaggaag TACGAATTCTCACCCCAAACCCTATGCTGCTATGGGAAGCAGCTGTGCACTATTCCCCGAGACGGCACCTACTACAGCTACCAGAACAG GTACCACTTCTGTGAGAAGTGCTTCAACGAGATCCAGGGCGACAGCGTCACGCTGGGAGACGACCCCGCGCAGCCGCAGAC TATGATCTCCAAAGACCAgtttgagaggaagaaaaatgacATGCTAGACCCAGAACC GTTTGTTGAATGTAAAGATTGCGGGCGGAAGATGCACCAGATCTGCGTCCTACACTATGAAGTCATTTGGCCAGCAGG CTTCGTCTGCGATGACTGTTTGAAGAAGACCAGCAGAACGCGGAAGGAGAACAAGTTTTCTGCcaaaa GACTGCAGACTACCAAGCTGGGCACCTACATAGAGGATCGTGTCAACAAGTACCTGAAGAGGCAGAACCATCCGGAGGCCGGAGAGGTGTTCGTACGGGTGGTCGCCAGCTCCGACAAGACGGTGGAGGTCAAGTCTGGTATGAAGTCCAG GTTCGTGGACACAGGTGAGATGGCGGAGAGCTTCCCCTACAGAACCAAAGCACTTTTCGCATTTGAGGAGATCGACGGGGTCGACGTGTGCTTCTTCGGCATGCACGTGCAGGAGTACGGCTCCGAGTGCCCCCATCCAAACACCAG GCGGGTGTACATATCGTACCTCGACAGTATTCACTTCTTCAGGCCACGCATACTGCGCACTGCAGTCTACCACGAGATCCTCATTGGTTATCTGGAATACGTCAAGAAACTTGG GTACGTGACGGGCCACATCTGGGCCTGTCCACCCAGCGAAGGAGACGACTACATCTTCCACTGCCACCCGGTAGATCAGAAGATCCCAAAGCCCAAGAGGCTGCAGGAGTGGTACAGAAAGATGCTGGATAAGGCCTTTGCTGAGAGAATCATCCATGACTACAAG GACATCTTCAAGCAGGCGACGGAGGATCGGCTCACCAGTGCCAAGGAGTTGCCCTACTTCGAGGGGGACTTCTGGCCCAACGTGCTGGAGGAGAGCATTAaagagctggagcaggaggaggaggagcgcaaGAAGGAGGAGAACACAGCAGCCTGTGAAACCCCGGAG GGGACTCCAGGGGACAGCAAGAATGccaagaagaagaacaacaagaaGACCAACAAGAACAAGAGCAGCGTGAGCCGCGCCAACAAGAAGAAACCAGGCATGCCGAACGTGGCCAACGACTTGTCCCAGAAACTCTACGCCACCATGGAGAAGCACAAAGAG GTGTTCTTTGTTATCCACCTGCACGCGGGGCCGATGGTGAACACCTTGCCGCCCATCATGGACCCGGACCCGCTGCTGACGTGCGACTTGATGGACGGGCGAGACGCCTTCCTGACGCTGGCACGGGACAAGCACTGGGAGTTCTCGTCGCTGCGCCGCTGCAAGTGGAGCACCATGTGCATGTTGGTGGAGCTGCACCACCAAGGCCAAGACCGCTTCGTCTACACGTGTAATGAGTGCAAGCACCACGTGGAGACGCGCTGGCACTGCACCGTCTGCGAG GACTTTGACCTGTGCATCAACTGCTATAACACTAAGGGCCATGAGCACCACATGGTCAAGTGGGGTCTGGGCCTGGATGACGACAGCAGCAGCCAGAGCAGCGAGGCCTCCAAGAGCCCGCAGGAGAGCCGGCGCCTCAGCATCCAGCGCTGCATCCAGTCTCTGGTGCACGCCTGCCAGTGCCGCAACGCCAACTGCTCGCTGCCGTCCTGCCAGAAGATGAAGCGCGTGGTGCAGCACACCAAGGGCTGCAAGCGCAAGACCAACGGCGGCTGCCCCGTCTGCAAGCAGCTCATTGCGCTCTGCTGCTACCATGCCAAGCACTGCCAGGAGAACAAGTGCCCTGTGCCCTTCTGCCTCAACATCAAGCAGAAGCtacggcagcagcagctgcagcacaggCTGCAGCAGGCGCAGATGATGCGCCGGCGCATGGCCACCATGCAGGGCCGGGGCGTTCCCCCGAGCCTGCCGTCCCCGCCTACCTCAGCAGCCGCGCCTGGCACACCCACCTCGCACCAACAGCCTAACACTCCGCAAACTCCGCAGCCTCTGGCCTCCTCGCAGTCACCAACACCCAATGCTGGTGTCCTGTCGCCCTCCTATCCTGCAACGCCCCGCACTGGCCAGCCACCGGCTCCCGCCTCTCAGGGGAAGCCGCAGGGCCCCCATGCATCACCgctgcaccagcagcagcagtctcCCCTGCCCCAGCCGACACAGCCGTCGccgctgcagcagcagcttcctCCACCGCCGCCGCAGCAGCAACAGCCCCCTCTGGCGGCAGTGAAGATGGCCCGGCACATCGAGCGGGTGGCCCAGgcgcagcagcaccagcagcacccAGGCTACCGTATCAACATGAATGGCCTCCACCAACAGCGTATGCCAGGGCCCGTGCCAGGCAACATGCCGATAGCGGGACCCCGGGCGCAGCAAGTCATGCAGGGTGTTCCGCCCGGCCAGTGGTCTGGGGGGCCCCAGGGGCCCATTCAGACCCAGGTTCCCCcgcaacaacagcagcagcagcagcagcaggccccTCCTCAGCAACCTCAGGGCCCACAGCCAGCCATGCCAATGCAGCGGCCCCTGATGCCGCAGCAGCAACCCCGCTTGCCGGGTGCCGTTCAACCCCCCCAGGGACCCCCGCAGCAGTCGCCCCAGCGGGCGGCCACCATCACTGCCGGAGCCCTGCAGGACCTGCTCCGCACACTAAAGTCTCCGAGCtctccccagcagcagcagcaggtgctccGTATCCTCAAGTCAAACCCACAGCTTATGGCAGCTTTCATCAAGCAGAGGACAGCTAAGTATCAGGCCAGCCAGCCGgtcccacagcagcagcagggagcaccACAGGTGCCTCCGCAGGGCATGCAAGGGGTCATGCCTCCCATGCAAGGTGGGCCGGTGCAGCGGCCAGGGATCCCTCCCCAGGCCCCCCAGCAGGGAGCGCCACAGCCCATGGGAGTGCTGGCATCGCAGGCCCCCAAAGGGCCGCTTATGAACCCCGGTCACCCGAATCCTCAGCTCCAGGAGATGTACCGCCGGCAGCTGCtccgacagcagcagcagcagctgcagcagggagCCATGGCCCAGGCCCAGGCCCACGGGCAGTTTCCCCAGAACCAGGCCTCAGCAACAAGCTACTCTCAGCTTcgaatgcagcagcagcagcagcagcagctggccaTGCAGGGCGGTGGTGCACCCCTGGGCCAGATACCACCCATGGGGCAGATGGGTCAAGCTGGCCTGGGGCTGGACGGAACCCAGAACCTCCTGCACCAACAGCGCatgctccagcagcagcaacagcagcagctaccCCAGCAGCAGGCTGTGTTGAAGCCCCCGATGGGCTCCCCAGCCCCACCTAGCGCCATGAGCCCCCAGCCACACATGCTCCCTGGTCAGCCCATGGCCCCGTCGCTCCCCGGCCAGGTGCGCTCGCCGGCCCCCGTGCCGTCCCAGCAGCCCCCGCCACATTCCAGCCCGTCGCCTCGGATTCAGTCGCAGCCCTCCCCGCAACACGTGGCCACGCACACAGGCTCGCCGCACCCCGGCCTGGCCCCGCCCATGCCCGGCCCCATGGAGCAGGGGCATTTGGGAACGCCCGAGCAGAGCGCCATGCTGTCGCAGCTGAACACGCCGAGCCGCGGGGGGCTGCCGGGGGACCTGGCCATGGGGGGCGACCCCTCCGGCGACACGCTGGAGAAGTTTGTTGAGAGATTGTAG